Proteins encoded by one window of Blastopirellula marina:
- a CDS encoding endonuclease/exonuclease/phosphatase family protein: protein MIASESNDSQPGRLWKQFLVARFWRYSCLLIVLLAVATLLTGFARIYWVWDLLANLRVQQVLVAVVLMAICAIYRRWVWLTIPLACFLVHAPWFLPGLERVGGSPDVRQVISVTVCNVLTSNRNFDAAMKDILSAEPDVLVVLEIDSAWAAEIEAATNADYAYRVVHPDDYGNFGIGLYSRYPIQHSQSFRLNEGIDSIEAVVDVKGAPYRIIGTHPLPPTGNRNFRSRNEHLRMLADRVQHPQPDYQGLPTIVMGDFNLTPWSPFFRDFERASGLRRAEHFANVTPTWYVQPIFPLGLSLDHIFISDDLTYWGREVGGPIGSDHRRVSATVSRQGSFAD, encoded by the coding sequence GTGATCGCCAGTGAATCGAACGATTCGCAACCTGGGCGGTTATGGAAGCAATTTCTGGTTGCTCGTTTCTGGCGTTACTCTTGCTTGCTGATCGTCCTGCTTGCTGTGGCAACTCTGCTAACGGGATTTGCTCGCATCTACTGGGTGTGGGATCTTCTGGCCAACCTGCGGGTTCAGCAGGTTCTTGTGGCCGTCGTTTTGATGGCCATCTGCGCGATCTATCGTCGGTGGGTCTGGCTAACCATTCCTTTGGCATGTTTCCTGGTGCATGCACCGTGGTTTCTGCCAGGACTGGAGCGCGTCGGCGGATCGCCTGATGTGCGGCAAGTGATAAGCGTTACCGTCTGCAATGTGCTGACGAGCAATCGAAACTTCGATGCCGCGATGAAGGATATCCTCAGCGCTGAACCGGATGTTCTTGTGGTATTGGAAATCGATTCCGCGTGGGCGGCAGAAATCGAAGCCGCCACAAACGCGGACTACGCGTACAGGGTCGTTCACCCCGACGACTACGGAAACTTTGGCATCGGGCTCTATTCCCGCTATCCGATCCAGCACTCGCAGAGCTTTCGATTGAATGAAGGGATCGATTCCATTGAAGCTGTCGTCGACGTGAAAGGGGCACCGTACCGCATCATCGGTACGCATCCCTTGCCCCCCACGGGCAATCGCAACTTCCGATCGAGAAACGAGCACCTGCGCATGTTGGCAGACCGAGTGCAGCATCCCCAGCCGGACTATCAAGGGTTACCGACGATCGTCATGGGGGATTTTAATTTGACCCCCTGGTCACCCTTCTTTCGCGATTTCGAGCGGGCCAGCGGACTTCGTAGGGCGGAGCATTTCGCCAACGTGACACCGACTTGGTATGTGCAGCCGATCTTTCCGCTGGGGCTTTCGCTCGATCACATCTTCATCAGCGATGATCTGACGTACTGGGGACGAGAGGTCGGCGGACCGATTGGCTCAGACCACCGGAGAGTGTCGGCCACGGTTAGTCGTCAGGGAAGCTTCGCCGACTAG
- a CDS encoding DUF2179 domain-containing protein gives MEWLSELSPWVLALVIFLVRMIDVSIGTLRTICVVQGRMGLSVVLGFFEVLIWIAALSQVIMGVSESPILMVAYAGGFALGNAVGIGLERRLALGSVVVRIIAQEDDAEIVRTLRASGYRATTFEGEGVEGPVDLIYVRCDRREVSKLLKAVKFLKPNVFYTVEPVQEQSERFAEALPHATGWRAVFKMK, from the coding sequence ATGGAATGGCTTTCGGAACTTTCTCCTTGGGTCTTGGCGCTGGTGATCTTTCTGGTCCGAATGATCGACGTGTCCATTGGTACCTTGCGCACGATTTGTGTCGTTCAAGGGCGGATGGGACTGTCGGTTGTGTTAGGTTTCTTTGAAGTTCTGATATGGATAGCGGCTTTGTCGCAGGTCATCATGGGGGTCTCGGAAAGCCCGATTTTGATGGTCGCCTACGCTGGCGGGTTTGCTTTGGGGAATGCCGTTGGAATTGGGCTCGAGCGACGCTTGGCTTTGGGATCGGTGGTGGTGCGTATCATTGCCCAGGAAGACGATGCCGAAATTGTGCGAACCCTCAGAGCCAGCGGCTACCGTGCGACCACCTTCGAAGGCGAAGGGGTGGAAGGCCCGGTCGACCTGATCTACGTGCGCTGCGACCGCCGTGAGGTCTCTAAACTGCTCAAGGCCGTGAAGTTTCTGAAGCCGAATGTGTTCTACACGGTCGAGCCGGTCCAGGAGCAGAGCGAGCGATTCGCCGAGGCATTGCCGCACGCGACCGGTTGGCGTGCGGTCTTCAAGATGAAGTGA
- a CDS encoding peptidylprolyl isomerase — MPARTLWLALLLVSLVPVTLLAQAPEGAAPEAEAAPSAGPQDDFDQMMGQWKEIITELRSIQQAYRLAPEKDLPKLRKKYSEVLAKGMALLPKIEEAAIKRLAASPDDQDAKLFLAKVLADALEKDDYPRGYRLVHLLLDNGFDENELLANQVVAAFGTDHFAEAETAFKKLQEKMLPIDDRVGQNGVMATELKEKWAREEELRKKDAEANDLPRVKMSTTQGDMVIELYENEAPDTVGNFVSLVEKKFYDGLPFHRVLPHFMAQGGDPQGDGSGGPGYNIFCECYREDARDHFAGTLSMAHAGKNTGGSQFFLTFQATPHLDGKHTVFGRVIEGKDVLSKITRREPGGLSAPEADRILKAEVIRKRDHEYLPNKTP, encoded by the coding sequence ATGCCTGCCCGAACGTTATGGTTAGCCCTTTTGTTGGTCTCTTTAGTGCCTGTGACCCTTCTCGCCCAAGCTCCGGAAGGCGCGGCCCCGGAAGCCGAAGCAGCACCTTCTGCCGGTCCCCAGGACGATTTCGACCAGATGATGGGGCAGTGGAAGGAGATCATCACCGAGCTTCGTAGCATTCAGCAGGCCTATCGACTGGCACCTGAGAAGGACTTGCCGAAGCTTCGCAAAAAGTACAGCGAAGTCCTCGCCAAAGGCATGGCCTTGCTCCCCAAGATCGAAGAAGCAGCGATCAAGCGCCTGGCTGCTTCGCCTGATGATCAGGATGCCAAGCTCTTTCTAGCCAAGGTTTTGGCCGATGCACTCGAAAAAGATGACTACCCGCGAGGCTATCGTCTGGTTCACCTGCTTCTAGACAACGGGTTCGACGAAAACGAACTGCTGGCCAACCAGGTTGTGGCGGCGTTCGGAACCGATCATTTCGCAGAAGCGGAAACGGCATTCAAGAAGCTGCAGGAAAAGATGCTGCCGATCGATGATCGCGTCGGTCAGAACGGCGTTATGGCCACCGAGCTCAAGGAAAAGTGGGCTCGTGAAGAAGAACTGCGAAAGAAGGACGCCGAAGCGAATGACCTTCCCCGCGTGAAGATGTCGACCACCCAGGGAGATATGGTGATCGAGCTCTACGAAAACGAAGCTCCAGATACGGTTGGGAACTTTGTGAGCCTGGTCGAGAAGAAGTTCTACGATGGCCTTCCTTTTCACCGGGTTCTACCTCACTTCATGGCCCAAGGGGGTGATCCTCAGGGAGATGGAAGTGGTGGGCCAGGCTACAACATCTTCTGCGAGTGCTACCGAGAGGATGCCCGAGATCATTTTGCCGGTACGCTTAGCATGGCCCACGCCGGTAAGAACACCGGTGGATCGCAATTCTTCCTGACGTTTCAGGCAACGCCTCATCTCGATGGCAAGCACACCGTGTTCGGTCGAGTGATCGAAGGGAAGGACGTGCTCTCCAAGATCACCCGTCGCGAGCCTGGCGGCCTTTCGGCACCAGAAGCCGACCGAATCTTGAAGGCCGAAGTGATCCGCAAACGCGATCACGAATACTTGCCGAACAAGACTCCGTAA
- a CDS encoding LysR family transcriptional regulator, whose product MHVKSLKVFCDVVGQRSFSRAADENGISQSGASQVVHQLEERLGVKLIDRSKRPLVPTAEGELYYQGCRQLVQRYYALEEDVRTFHKELAGQVTIASIYSVGLSHMNACVQEFLGKHPKANVRLQYHHPDTVVQLVETDQVDFGLVSYPKASKSIKVDMWRAEPMFLVCAPGCELAERETIWLDELDGRRMVGFDTRLQIRREIDFVLSSAGADVQVVMEFDNIETIKRAIEIDAGFGLLPIDTVTRELETGSLVAVPIEGAPLSRPLGIVTRQGKELGKTARRFIQLLHEKADNSDAHGSELEDKPVAASFADGEAADANSDLENGVSART is encoded by the coding sequence ATGCACGTAAAGTCCCTCAAGGTGTTCTGCGACGTTGTTGGTCAGCGCAGCTTCTCAAGAGCTGCGGATGAGAACGGCATTTCGCAGTCTGGCGCTAGCCAGGTCGTGCACCAGTTAGAGGAACGTCTGGGGGTGAAGCTGATCGATCGCTCAAAACGCCCCTTGGTGCCCACCGCTGAAGGTGAGCTGTACTACCAAGGCTGCCGTCAACTCGTCCAGCGATACTATGCCTTGGAAGAGGATGTCCGCACGTTCCATAAGGAACTTGCCGGTCAGGTAACCATCGCTTCGATCTACTCGGTTGGTCTCAGCCACATGAATGCCTGCGTGCAGGAATTCCTGGGCAAGCATCCCAAAGCGAACGTTCGTCTCCAGTACCACCATCCCGACACGGTGGTGCAGTTGGTCGAGACCGACCAGGTCGACTTTGGACTGGTTAGCTATCCCAAGGCATCCAAGAGCATCAAAGTCGATATGTGGCGTGCCGAGCCGATGTTCCTCGTCTGTGCCCCAGGCTGCGAACTAGCCGAGCGCGAAACGATCTGGCTGGACGAACTCGATGGTCGCCGCATGGTGGGCTTCGACACCCGATTGCAGATTCGCCGCGAAATTGATTTCGTGCTCTCTTCTGCCGGGGCTGATGTTCAAGTTGTCATGGAATTTGACAACATCGAGACAATCAAGCGGGCCATCGAAATCGATGCCGGTTTTGGCTTGTTGCCGATCGACACGGTAACACGCGAGTTGGAAACCGGCTCGCTCGTGGCAGTGCCTATCGAAGGAGCCCCCCTGTCCCGGCCGCTGGGTATTGTGACTCGGCAAGGGAAAGAGTTGGGGAAGACGGCTCGCCGTTTCATTCAGCTACTGCACGAAAAAGCAGATAACTCGGATGCCCATGGTTCCGAGTTGGAAGACAAACCGGTTGCGGCCAGCTTCGCCGATGGAGAGGCTGCTGATGCCAATAGTGATCTTGAAAACGGAGTTTCGGCACGCACTTAA
- the gltB gene encoding glutamate synthase large subunit — MIQPNQPTTRTYRTERPGKEGLYDPAMERENCGVGFVAHIKGKRSHQLVLDAEAMNINMDHRGGCGCEANTGDGAGMLTALPLEFLARVTKEDLGKELPEPGKFAAGIVFLPRDAKSREHCKKTVETLIEEHGQVLVGWRKVPTNPEGADIGPTALACMPEIEMLIVSAGGDLEGDAFERQLYLIRKRASHMLRGDLNLVQRTLFYIGSLSTKVIIYKGMLTPAQLVPFYRDLQCEDYTTHLAMVHSRFSTNTFPSWDRAQPNRFMSHNGEINTVRGNANWMKAREGQVQSELFGDDLSKLFPIVEPECSDSGTFDNVLEFLLMGGRTLQEAVMMMVPEAWQKHETMAEDKRAFYEYHSSLMEPWDGPASIAFTDGHYIGAVLDRNGLRPSRYYVTSDDRVIMASEVGVIPVDPSIVIEKGRLQPGRMFLIDFEEGRMIPDEELKSKFARERPYAKWLLEQRIELSELSPNKEPHGFDPGTLLQRMQAFGFTTETLSFMLLPMIEQKRDPIGSMGNDSALACLSDKPRMLYDYFKQLFAQVTNPAIDSIREEVVMSLECYIGPESNLLETTPEHAHRLLVSHPILTNEELAAFSHMDHRGWKTKVIDVTFARSEGTDGLVTALDRICAEAESAIDEGYSNIVLSDRKISAERVPVSMLLVTGAVHHHLVRAAKRTQIGIILETGEAREVHHHCLLVGYGADAINPYLAFESLWQARADGLVKTDEYPDDDSLVAAYRKGVAKGILKVMGKMGISTLQSYKGAQIFEALGLQDEVIKRCFEGTSSRVQGVNFKVLAEEQLRRHELGYPVREDGRLPVLPNQGEFHWRAGGERHAWSPDAIANIQVAARTNSREAYNQFAKLVNEDARNRCMLRGLLTFKEGTESISIDEVMPTSEIVKRFCTGAMSYGSISGEAHESLAIAMNRIGGKSNTGEGGEDSIRFQPLANGDSKRSAIKQVASGRFGVTINYLTNADEIQIKISQGAKPGEGGELPGKKVDEYIARLRYSTPGVGLISPPPHHDIYSIEDLSQLIHDLKNANPAARISVKLVSEIGVGTIAAGVAKAKADHILIAGDNGGTGASPLTSIKHAGLPWELGIVEAHQTLVMNDLRSRVVLQTDGGLKTGRDVVIAAILGAEEMGFSTAPLITLGCIMMRKCHLNTCPVGIATQDPELRKKFKGEPEHVVNYLFMVAEEARELMAKLGVRTMDELIGRVDLLETNRAIQHWKADGLDLSPLLKPAENKNPNSPQYNVMKQDHRLELALDNMLIEKSQPALEKKEKVQIKTPIININRTVGTTLSHEIAKRYGENGLPDETIHVNLHGSAGQSFGAFLAAGVTLELEGDANDYVGKGLSGGRVIIYPHKSSSFKAEENMLVGNVCLYGATRGQAFFRGRAAERFCVRNSGAHTVVEGVGDHGCEYMTGGRVVVLGSTGRNFAAGMSGGVAYIWDYEGNFLQNCNLGMVELERLDNPSDIVEVKGLIQMHAKYTQSTVAEKILADWDNAMTQFVKVMPIDYKRVLQERMQHDEEEDVQLSGAESNG, encoded by the coding sequence ATGATCCAGCCAAACCAACCGACCACGCGAACTTATCGGACCGAGCGTCCCGGTAAGGAAGGTTTGTACGATCCGGCTATGGAGAGGGAAAACTGTGGCGTTGGTTTCGTGGCCCATATCAAGGGCAAGCGAAGCCACCAGTTGGTCCTCGATGCCGAGGCGATGAATATCAACATGGACCACCGTGGCGGTTGCGGCTGTGAAGCCAATACGGGCGACGGTGCCGGTATGTTGACGGCCCTGCCGCTGGAATTCCTGGCTCGTGTTACCAAGGAAGACCTGGGTAAAGAACTGCCTGAACCGGGTAAATTTGCCGCCGGTATTGTCTTTCTGCCACGCGATGCCAAGTCGCGCGAGCACTGCAAAAAGACCGTGGAAACCCTGATCGAAGAGCATGGTCAGGTTCTGGTCGGCTGGCGCAAGGTGCCCACCAATCCTGAAGGCGCGGACATCGGTCCCACTGCCCTGGCTTGCATGCCTGAAATCGAGATGTTGATCGTCTCGGCTGGTGGTGACTTGGAAGGGGATGCCTTCGAACGCCAGTTGTACTTGATCCGCAAGCGTGCCAGCCACATGCTTCGCGGCGACCTCAACCTCGTCCAGCGCACACTGTTTTACATTGGCAGCTTGTCGACGAAGGTCATCATCTATAAGGGGATGCTGACGCCTGCTCAGTTGGTGCCGTTCTATCGAGACTTGCAGTGCGAAGACTACACTACGCACCTGGCGATGGTTCACTCGCGATTCAGCACCAACACGTTTCCGTCGTGGGATCGTGCTCAGCCGAACCGCTTCATGTCGCACAACGGCGAAATCAACACGGTTCGTGGTAATGCCAACTGGATGAAGGCCCGTGAAGGTCAGGTCCAGAGCGAACTATTCGGCGACGACCTCTCCAAGCTCTTCCCGATCGTCGAGCCTGAATGCTCTGATTCCGGTACGTTTGACAACGTGCTCGAGTTCCTGCTGATGGGCGGTCGTACGCTGCAGGAAGCCGTCATGATGATGGTGCCGGAAGCCTGGCAGAAGCACGAAACGATGGCCGAGGACAAGCGTGCGTTCTACGAATACCACTCCAGCTTGATGGAGCCATGGGACGGTCCTGCGTCGATCGCGTTCACCGATGGTCATTACATTGGTGCGGTGCTCGACCGAAATGGTTTGCGTCCTAGCCGCTACTACGTGACTTCCGACGATCGCGTGATCATGGCCAGCGAAGTGGGCGTTATCCCCGTCGATCCGAGCATCGTGATCGAAAAGGGGCGTCTGCAGCCAGGACGTATGTTCCTGATCGACTTCGAAGAAGGCCGCATGATTCCGGACGAAGAGCTTAAGAGCAAATTCGCTCGTGAGCGTCCGTACGCCAAGTGGCTGCTGGAACAGCGAATCGAACTGTCTGAATTGAGCCCTAACAAAGAGCCACACGGCTTCGATCCCGGTACGCTATTGCAGCGGATGCAGGCTTTCGGTTTTACGACGGAAACGCTCAGTTTCATGCTTTTACCGATGATCGAGCAGAAGCGTGACCCTATCGGCTCGATGGGGAATGACTCGGCCCTGGCATGTCTTAGCGACAAGCCTCGTATGCTGTACGACTACTTCAAGCAGTTGTTCGCCCAGGTGACCAACCCGGCGATCGACTCGATCCGTGAAGAAGTGGTGATGTCGCTGGAATGCTACATCGGCCCGGAAAGCAACTTGCTGGAAACCACGCCGGAACATGCTCACCGGTTACTAGTTTCGCATCCGATTCTGACCAACGAAGAGTTGGCCGCTTTCTCGCACATGGATCATCGTGGTTGGAAGACAAAGGTTATCGACGTCACTTTCGCCCGCAGCGAAGGAACCGACGGCCTGGTCACCGCTTTGGATCGCATTTGTGCCGAGGCCGAATCGGCAATCGATGAAGGCTACAGCAACATCGTTTTGAGCGATCGCAAGATCAGCGCCGAACGTGTTCCAGTCAGCATGTTGCTGGTTACCGGTGCGGTTCACCACCACCTGGTGCGTGCCGCCAAGCGAACCCAGATCGGCATCATCCTGGAAACTGGCGAAGCACGCGAAGTGCATCACCACTGCTTGTTGGTCGGTTACGGTGCCGACGCGATCAATCCTTACCTCGCGTTCGAGTCCTTGTGGCAAGCTCGCGCTGACGGACTGGTCAAGACCGACGAGTATCCCGACGACGACTCCCTGGTGGCTGCTTACCGCAAAGGTGTTGCCAAGGGTATCCTCAAGGTCATGGGCAAGATGGGTATCAGTACGCTCCAGTCGTACAAGGGTGCTCAGATCTTTGAAGCCCTTGGCCTCCAGGACGAAGTGATCAAGCGTTGTTTCGAGGGGACTTCCAGCCGCGTTCAAGGTGTGAACTTCAAAGTTCTTGCCGAAGAACAGTTGCGTCGTCACGAACTTGGTTACCCGGTCCGTGAAGACGGCCGGTTGCCGGTGCTGCCCAACCAGGGTGAATTCCACTGGCGGGCCGGTGGCGAGCGTCATGCTTGGAGCCCTGATGCGATCGCGAACATTCAGGTCGCCGCACGAACCAACAGCCGAGAGGCTTATAACCAGTTTGCCAAGCTGGTCAACGAAGATGCCCGCAACCGCTGCATGCTGCGTGGCCTGCTCACGTTCAAAGAGGGCACCGAGTCGATTTCGATCGATGAAGTGATGCCTACCAGCGAGATCGTTAAACGCTTCTGCACCGGGGCGATGAGCTACGGCTCTATCTCCGGCGAAGCCCACGAATCGCTGGCAATCGCCATGAATCGCATTGGCGGTAAGAGCAACACCGGCGAAGGTGGCGAAGATTCCATTCGCTTCCAGCCGTTGGCCAACGGCGACTCGAAGCGTTCGGCCATCAAGCAGGTAGCGTCGGGCCGTTTCGGTGTGACGATCAACTACTTGACCAATGCGGACGAAATTCAGATCAAGATTTCGCAGGGTGCCAAGCCAGGCGAGGGTGGTGAACTTCCAGGTAAGAAGGTAGACGAGTACATCGCTCGCCTGCGTTATTCGACGCCTGGTGTTGGTCTGATCAGTCCTCCTCCACACCACGACATTTACTCGATCGAAGACCTTTCGCAGTTGATTCACGACTTGAAGAACGCCAATCCGGCGGCTCGTATCAGCGTGAAACTGGTTTCCGAGATCGGTGTCGGTACGATCGCCGCCGGTGTGGCCAAGGCCAAGGCCGACCACATCCTGATCGCCGGCGATAACGGCGGTACGGGGGCCTCGCCGCTCACCAGTATCAAACATGCCGGTCTGCCGTGGGAACTGGGGATTGTGGAAGCACACCAGACCCTGGTCATGAACGACCTGCGTAGCCGCGTCGTGCTGCAGACCGACGGTGGTTTGAAGACCGGCCGCGACGTTGTGATCGCCGCGATTCTCGGAGCCGAAGAAATGGGCTTCTCGACCGCGCCGCTGATCACGCTGGGCTGCATCATGATGCGTAAGTGTCACCTCAATACGTGCCCTGTGGGTATTGCCACGCAAGATCCAGAGCTTCGCAAGAAGTTCAAGGGCGAGCCTGAGCACGTCGTAAACTACTTGTTCATGGTCGCTGAGGAAGCTCGCGAACTGATGGCCAAGCTGGGTGTGCGTACGATGGACGAACTGATCGGCCGCGTCGATCTGCTCGAGACGAACAGGGCCATTCAGCACTGGAAGGCTGACGGTTTGGATCTGTCGCCACTCTTGAAGCCAGCGGAAAACAAGAATCCGAATTCGCCACAATACAATGTGATGAAACAGGATCACCGTTTGGAATTGGCTCTGGACAACATGCTGATCGAGAAGTCGCAGCCGGCTCTTGAGAAGAAAGAAAAGGTCCAGATCAAAACTCCGATCATCAATATCAACCGTACCGTGGGCACCACGCTCAGCCACGAGATCGCCAAGCGATATGGTGAAAATGGCCTGCCGGACGAAACGATTCATGTGAATCTGCACGGTTCGGCGGGGCAAAGTTTTGGTGCCTTCCTGGCCGCCGGGGTTACCCTGGAACTGGAAGGGGACGCGAACGACTACGTCGGCAAAGGCCTCTCCGGTGGTCGCGTCATTATCTATCCTCACAAGTCAAGTTCCTTCAAGGCAGAAGAGAACATGCTGGTGGGGAACGTCTGCCTGTATGGGGCGACGCGGGGTCAGGCCTTCTTCCGAGGTCGGGCTGCCGAGCGATTCTGTGTCCGGAACAGCGGTGCGCACACTGTTGTCGAAGGAGTTGGAGATCACGGATGTGAATATATGACCGGGGGCCGCGTGGTCGTCCTGGGCTCGACTGGCCGCAACTTCGCAGCCGGTATGAGTGGCGGTGTCGCCTACATTTGGGATTATGAAGGCAACTTCCTGCAGAATTGCAATCTGGGAATGGTCGAGCTAGAGCGGTTGGACAACCCCAGCGACATCGTGGAGGTAAAAGGCCTGATCCAAATGCATGCCAAGTACACGCAATCGACCGTCGCCGAGAAGATTCTCGCCGATTGGGACAATGCGATGACTCAGTTCGTGAAGGTCATGCCAATTGACTACAAGCGTGTCCTTCAAGAACGCATGCAACACGATGAAGAAGAAGATGTTCAACTAAGCGGAGCCGAAAGCAATGGGTAA
- a CDS encoding glutamate synthase subunit beta, protein MGKPTGFMEFQRNTIPYRDPLVRINDYNEFQIEVTDSHLQTQGARCMDCGVPFCQSTTGCPVDNLIPEWNDLVYKGRWREALDRLHKTNNFPEFTGRVCPAPCENACVLGITNPPVAIKNIECSIIDRGFEEGWVTAMVPEHRTGKKVAVIGSGPAGLAAAEQLNKVGHNVTVYERDDRIGGLLMYGIPNMKLDKETVQRRVDLMEAAGVKFVTNAHVGQNIDIAELKAQNDAIILAVGATKPRDLPIPGRELKGVHFAMEFLKANTKSLMDSNLEDGNYISAEGKDVIVIGGGDTGTDCIGTSIRHGCTSMVNFELLPKPPAERAPDNPWPQWARIFRADYGHQEAEAKFGNDPREFCILSKEFVDDGNGNVAGIKTVTVQWTKDDSGRWNMAEVPGSEKIFKADLVLLAMGFLGPEATLVEKLGMETDQRSNFKADYGRFATSIDGVFAAGDCRRGQSLVVWAINEGRAAARECDKYLMGVSSLP, encoded by the coding sequence ATGGGTAAGCCTACCGGGTTTATGGAATTTCAGCGGAACACCATTCCCTATCGTGATCCGCTGGTTCGTATCAACGACTACAACGAGTTTCAAATCGAAGTCACCGACAGCCACTTGCAAACGCAGGGCGCTCGGTGCATGGACTGCGGCGTTCCGTTCTGCCAAAGCACGACCGGATGCCCTGTCGATAACCTGATTCCGGAATGGAACGACCTGGTCTACAAAGGCCGCTGGCGGGAAGCTCTCGATCGTCTGCACAAGACGAACAACTTCCCCGAGTTCACCGGTCGCGTTTGCCCGGCACCTTGCGAAAACGCCTGCGTGCTTGGCATCACCAACCCACCAGTTGCGATCAAGAACATCGAATGTTCGATCATCGATCGCGGCTTCGAAGAGGGCTGGGTTACCGCAATGGTGCCTGAGCACCGCACCGGCAAGAAGGTTGCCGTGATCGGTTCCGGTCCGGCTGGTTTGGCTGCGGCTGAACAGCTGAACAAGGTCGGCCACAACGTGACCGTGTACGAACGCGACGACCGCATCGGCGGTTTGCTGATGTATGGGATTCCGAACATGAAGCTCGACAAAGAGACGGTCCAGCGTCGTGTCGATCTGATGGAAGCCGCCGGCGTCAAGTTCGTTACCAATGCTCACGTCGGTCAGAACATCGATATCGCCGAGTTGAAAGCACAGAACGATGCCATCATCCTGGCCGTCGGTGCCACGAAGCCGCGCGATCTGCCGATCCCTGGTCGTGAACTCAAAGGTGTTCACTTCGCCATGGAATTCCTGAAGGCCAACACCAAGAGCCTGATGGATTCCAACCTCGAAGATGGCAACTATATCTCTGCCGAAGGTAAAGACGTCATCGTCATCGGTGGTGGTGATACCGGTACCGACTGCATCGGTACCAGCATCCGTCACGGTTGCACCAGCATGGTCAACTTCGAACTGCTGCCCAAGCCGCCAGCCGAGCGTGCCCCAGACAACCCGTGGCCGCAATGGGCTCGCATCTTCCGCGCTGACTACGGTCACCAGGAAGCGGAAGCGAAGTTCGGCAACGATCCTCGCGAGTTCTGCATCCTGTCGAAGGAATTCGTCGACGATGGCAACGGCAACGTGGCCGGTATCAAGACCGTCACCGTGCAGTGGACCAAAGACGACAGCGGTCGCTGGAACATGGCCGAAGTCCCCGGCAGCGAGAAGATCTTCAAGGCCGACCTGGTCCTGCTGGCCATGGGCTTCCTTGGTCCCGAAGCGACCCTGGTCGAAAAGCTTGGCATGGAAACGGATCAACGATCCAACTTCAAAGCCGACTACGGCCGCTTCGCTACTTCGATCGACGGTGTCTTCGCCGCCGGCGACTGCCGCCGCGGACAGAGCCTGGTCGTTTGGGCCATCAACGAAGGCCGCGCTGCCGCTCGCGAATGCGATAAGTACCTGATGGGTGTGAGCTCGCTTCCTTAA
- a CDS encoding dihydrodipicolinate synthase family protein, with protein sequence MNDLAQKILENPIDNYPAATVACFDPTCGDLPRRKLDEKRLVSYLEKLAAAGAEAVLLAASTGHGHLRTVEELERWFEVAAQANAPSLVRMALLRPEDGDEANRKLVALLREHAYPVVFIRPGTNLPAHATDAQIIANMSPLVEMIAEAGMAVGVYSIPDVSGVPLPASATEKLLDLPGGDKIVAAKITEADYLASTREYLLSPRLANLKIVQGWDPHLAQALSEGPRSNIENKQRVGVTSGPMSFAVYQYLYMLEAAKQHDWNELTLAQKAVTALFEAMQDDPAKFADLQRAKFIMGLGLPLTSGLDTEKVEKVLTALEHLPRKSDQKRLAMSLDLMGDGPYHDRLAELYA encoded by the coding sequence ATGAACGATCTTGCTCAGAAGATTCTCGAGAACCCCATCGACAACTACCCCGCCGCCACGGTGGCCTGCTTCGATCCGACCTGCGGCGATTTGCCGCGGCGAAAGCTCGACGAGAAGCGATTGGTCAGTTATCTCGAGAAGCTCGCTGCCGCTGGGGCCGAGGCCGTTTTGCTCGCCGCTTCCACGGGGCATGGCCATCTGCGAACGGTCGAAGAGCTTGAGCGTTGGTTTGAAGTCGCGGCCCAGGCCAACGCACCATCACTGGTCCGCATGGCCCTGCTCCGCCCTGAGGATGGCGACGAGGCGAATCGCAAGCTGGTCGCGCTGCTGCGGGAACATGCGTACCCGGTCGTCTTCATTCGCCCTGGCACTAACTTGCCTGCCCATGCCACCGATGCTCAGATCATCGCGAACATGAGTCCCCTGGTCGAGATGATTGCCGAAGCAGGCATGGCCGTGGGTGTGTATTCCATACCCGATGTCAGCGGCGTTCCCCTGCCTGCGAGTGCCACCGAAAAACTGCTCGATCTACCAGGTGGCGATAAGATCGTGGCCGCCAAGATCACCGAAGCCGATTATCTGGCCAGTACCCGCGAGTATCTCTTGAGTCCTCGCCTGGCCAATCTAAAGATTGTGCAAGGGTGGGATCCCCATCTGGCCCAGGCACTCAGCGAAGGCCCACGCTCGAACATCGAAAACAAACAGCGCGTCGGTGTTACCTCCGGCCCGATGTCGTTCGCCGTCTATCAGTACCTGTACATGCTGGAAGCGGCCAAGCAGCACGACTGGAACGAACTGACGCTCGCTCAAAAAGCGGTAACCGCCCTTTTCGAAGCGATGCAGGACGACCCGGCCAAGTTCGCTGATCTGCAGCGTGCCAAGTTCATCATGGGGCTCGGCCTGCCGCTGACCTCAGGCTTAGATACCGAGAAGGTCGAAAAGGTCCTCACCGCGCTTGAACACCTGCCCCGCAAGTCCGATCAGAAACGTCTGGCCATGAGCCTGGATCTGATGGGAGACGGCCCGTATCACGACAGATTGGCAGAGTTGTATGCGTAG